Genomic segment of Mucilaginibacter sabulilitoris:
TGCCTGGAATAGCGAAATTCACCGCATCAGTAAACCATTCAACTCCTTTTTGGTCGGATACGATGGCTATCCGGTTCCAGTCGGTAAAGTGTTTTAGCCCGGCTTTAATGTCTTCATACCAGGCACCGGCCGTAAAATTCTGTACGCCGGTTTCAAGCACCAGCAAATAATTGATTTCGCCTTGTTTTTTGGCCAGATCATCAAGGCGTGGTATTACTACTTTGTCCAGATCGGTTTTGGTGACTTCACCAGAGGCATGTATACCAACTACATGTTGCGGTAAATTATTTATAATTCTTAACATAATCTTTGTTTTTCCTTATGGTTACAAATATTATTCCATTGTTAAAAATGTGAGTTTTTTATAATGAATAAAATGTAACGAGTTTATGACACAGGCGTAGCCGGCGTTAATGGGACACTTTGTTTAACACCCTGTTTCAGCATTTTGAGTTCGGCTACAATAATAAAGCTTACAATCACTAAGAAGCCCCATGAACTTATTTTTTGATAATCTACCATGGTCCAGCCGTGGTGCTGGTAGGCATATTTCCATGCGCCAAGACGCGTAGCTATGTTTTCTGCCAGCCATATAAAAAAACCTATGAGCATAAATGATAATACAGTGGGCATACGATAGGCACTGCCATCTAAATGAAACACCACTACCGACCGCCTGAAAAAATATAGGATAAGCAAGCCTATCACGTACCGCACATCATAAATAAATTTATTGCTGAAAAAGTTAAGGTAAATGAGTACGCCTATTACGCGCGCCGTATTGTGGTGCGGCCAATGCAATATTTGTATATCAAGCCGTCGCCATGCCTGGCACAGGTAGCTGGCCACACTGGCGTACATAAAACCGCTGTACAGCGGTACACCGAAAATCTTAGTATAAGCAAATTCCGGATAGGCCCATGAGCCATAATGTACCTTAAAAAGCTCCATTGCTAAACCCAGCAGGTGAAATATACATATTACCAGCACCTCGTCCTTGGTTTCAATTTTGGTATAATACATGGCTGCCTGTATGGTAAGGCAGGTCAGCAGCATAAAATCATACCGGGGAATAATATCTTTAAACAAGTGCGATACGGCCAGCATGGTAAAAACCAACACCGGGAACAAGCACGATAAAGCCTCCTGGCTAACAAAAATAAAGAAGTGACGGATGCCAGTTTTCACAGTTTTCAGGATTGTATGTATAAATGGTCAAGGTTTTTTATTTGTGATTTATAGGCTACCGGCAGCAGTCCGTCGCGCAGAAACTTTTCCAGCCTGATGAGCCTGAATAATTTATAAACCCATAAAACCGGCAGCAGCCAGGGCACCCGGCCTAAGCTCAGGTGTTTGCGTACCAGGGGCGATATAACCAGCAACTGCGCCTGCTTTAATATCTGGTAACGGACAGGACCCAGATGTTTGCGGTATTGTTTGTAAAGATCGGCGGTTAGCGCACTGTTCACCAGGTTTTGCTGCAAGTGTTCATTACGCGCGTGCAGGTATGCGGTATAGCTGGCCGGTAAATCATGAAGCTGCATCCGCGTGCCCACCCGCTTAAAAACTGCAAAAACCTGAGCTTTTTCCATATCAGTAAGCGGGCGCTCCAGCAGTTCATAAGAGCGTACGGAAAGATCGATAAGCAGGAACAGCACATCGCGATAGGCCCAGTCTGGTATCTGCATGCCGCGGCTGGCCTCAACACCTTTATGAATGGCTGTAATTTTATCAATGGATTGCAATGCCGCTTCCCGTTCCGAAAAAATGATCTGCCTTGAATAGGCCACAGTAGAGAACAGGCGACCCAGCGGATCGGCAGGGAGCCGCCCTGTAAAATAGAGCCAGTCGGCCGCTTTATTTAAAGCAAATTCGGCACCGGCACCTGCAAAAATAAACAGGATATTATCTGCCTTGCCCCATATTTTACGTACAATCGAATCTTCAGCAACGAAATACTCCATAGTTATATAACTTGTATTGAGGCACATTTGGTTTTGTACCTTAATCTTATTTTTTCAACAATTATTACCAGTGCAATACCCAAAGTATAGCAAAACATATCCATCCATGAAAAAGCGCTTCCAAGTACCATCAAAGCTGTTGCAGAATGCTGCAGGTGAAGCAGCGCCACTAAGTGAAAATATTGCGAAACCTCAACAGCATAAGCGAACAGCAGCACAAGAGCTGCGGCTTTGATCACCGGGGCATTCCAAAAACTTTTAACCATACAGTAAATCAGTATCACCACCAGGAAATCGCCGCCGTAAGGCCTGATTAGATTGTCGTGGGCATACTTGCCTATACATACTTCAATAAGCAATAGCAGCAGGGCGGAAATGAAATAATTATAAAATTTCATACATTAAAAGTACTTTGTTATGCAAAGTAAATAATAAAAAATAGGATTTACAAATTCATTTCTGCAACATAAGGCAACAAGGGGAGTATTTTAGGTATATAATAGCACGGACTCCCAAGTTTGAGAGCCCGTTACTATAAACAATAAACACATCAATAATAGGAGGGAGAGTTTAATTAAGGCTCAAGTTATTATTCACGTCCTTTATTAAAATTTCTACTCTGCGGTTTTTTTGCCTGCCCTCGCGGGTTTTATTGGTAGCAATAGGTACAGTGCTGCCCAGCGGGGTAGTTATTATTTTTTGTTCCTGCACGCCCAGTTTCATGAGGTAATCCCTTGCGCTGTCGGCCCGTTTTTGCGATAGTTTCCAGTTGCCAACATAAGTGCCGATAGAATCTGCATGGCCGCGAAGTATCACGGCATATTTTCCTTCAATCAATACTTTCGCAAGCTGGTTTAACTGCTCATCATATTTTGCATCAAGGTTGGCCTTAGCAAAGGCAAATTGCAGGTTTTTAGTCATCGCAGATATTGACATCTTACGATCGGAGCGGTGCGCACTTTTAGGAGCCGGGACAAGGGGTGTGGTAAACGCGTATAGGTTAACCGTCAACAATAATAAAATAATTGAGGTTGATGTGATGATTTTTGCTTTCATGAGTGAATAGATTAAGTGAATAAGCTGTATCGGTATAATACTACCTGTTGCACTTTGTTTGGCAGGATAAAGCGGTTATACACTTAATTGTGAAATAGTGCACACAAATTGAGTAATATAATATTCCTTAAGGTTGTAATTAATTGTTTTTGTGATTTTAGAACAAGCTGATAAATTAATCGGATAAACCGGAGAAATAATAAAACCGTAATACTGACAGTAAATAATTTGGTTTTTTGTATCGGTTTTGTTACTTTAGGTGTTCCACAAACCTAATAATGAATACTATTACTTACAGATGCAGCAAAGCGTTATGGCTTGTTGGTATTGTTATACCATTTGCCCTGACATTTATTTGCATTGCCAGCCTTGATAGCTACAACTGGCCCAGTTTATTGCCGGTAATCACTATTCTTTCGGCGGTGGTGGTTTATTATTGCAGGCAATGCTTCACTTATGATTTAAAAGATAAGGCCGCCTTGCTGCTCGATGACGAAAAGCTGATTTATTATATTGACAATACCGTAATTTACTGGAAAGACGTAATTGACATTAGCTACGGCAAGGTATGCGGTCAGGGCTTATCTATATTTTTTACCATAAACAAAGAGGGTATTCGCGAAAAGCGCGTTTGTGTGTCAACCGATCTGGTTGCGGGTTGCGACAGGGCTATATATAATGACATCATAGCCCGGTATGTGAAAATGAGGCGTAAAGCTTTTCCGGCTGTGTAGATTTAGAGGGGGATAAAGTATCAGATTAATTCGTTTGGTATTTATACTCTATTCCTAACCTTTGGCCGGGGTAATATCTTAGGTTCAAAATGCTTTCGCCCGGTGATGGTCACTTTCTTTTTTGCTTCTGCTAATTGTATTTTTAGAAGTTTATCCTGTGGCCTTTGAATTTGGAAGTACCACAGCAATAAACCCGGGAAAAATAGTAGAAGCCCCGCATGCGCTAAAAGCTCAAAAGTTCGCTCTTGCAACTCGAGTTTGCTTGAATAGAACTCATATTCGTTTATAACTTTTTCATTCTTTTCCCAAAGTACACTATTGATTCTTGAACAAAATTCTTTAAAATTCTGAAGATAGGGCATTGTAACTCCTATAGGGTAAATCGCGTGTATAGTTGTATCTGTTTCTTGTTTGTAAATTTTAGCGGCTTTCCGATCATCCAAAATAAATGGATATTGATTTACAAGATCATTCAAATCCTGTATAATCATTTGTTGTGTTAATAGATTAGCTTTTGTTTTAGATTCCAAATCAGCTGTATAACCTTTCATTACATCACTATCTACCGATAGCTGAAAATTACTATCATCTTTAACTTTCTCTAATGAATCAACTTGATAAATAACCTGGTGTTTATCATATTCATCTAATTGCCTATCTCTGTAATAAAAAGAGAATACAATTAACAGTAAACCAAACATAAACGCAAATTTATAGAGGCTATCGGTGGGTATTGGTAGATTGAACATAGGGGTAAGGTTTTGATTTGTAGTTAAATATAAAAAGTAAAGGCATCACTAAGGATGCCTTTACATATATCGTATACTATTTACCGCAATAAAGTTTGTGTTATTATTGATTACCCCAGCTCGATGAGCCCAAAGCTATAAGGCCCACAATGGCAACAACAGCTACTGATATTCCACCTATTAATAAAACAGAATGCCCGGTTGTGCGGCGGTGCAGAGTTTTGTTATAAGCCAGTTGCCTGAAGGTTTTTACATAAGTAGAATCTTTAAGGAAGGTGGTATCACTTACATTTAACGGAGTAGGTTTAAAATAATCGGAAGTAGCCGGAAAATGATGGGCCTTGAATTTTTTAAAGTTGCTGCCGTCAAGTTTAAAATTTTTGGCATCGGTGCTGGCGCTTTCCACCATAGCCGAATCGCGCGAGATAGTTTGCGCGCCCGATACGGATGCGGCCAGGATTATAAAAAATGTAAATAATAATATTCTCATACCATTACGGAGTTAAAGAGATAAGCTGGCATATATTAAACTAATATTCAGGTAGAAATTACCGGTATGTCCTGGTAATATTGCGGAGCAAGGTTTTGTATAGTTAGTGGTTGCTGAGGTGGATAATAATGACCAAATACGGAAATACAAAATATGGTGTTAGGGGCGCAATTAATAAAAAAATAGAAACCATCATTACCGGTTATAGCATATGAAGCATCAATCCAGCTTTGACCATTCCACACCATCAGGTCAACCCTTACACCCCCAAGCGGGTAATAAACGCCATTAATATTTCTTACCAGTTGCCCGCGTAAATTTGTACCAAATGCGGTATGTGCTATAAAAACGAACGCCAGTGTGAAAACTAATGCTAAACGTTTCATGATAAAATGGTTAGGGGTTTGTAACAGCGGGTGGCATTATGTTATTCGCCATTTTAAAGTGTCGAACTCCGGTGTCCCGAACGCTTTTTAAAGATGCATAATCATTAGTGTGTGCTTTATAAAACTTTTTAGTTATAGTAATTGTCCTGTTTTTGAGATTTCGACAGTTTTTATCAATAATAAAATTGCAGGTACCAAAACCATTTCTGAGCACCAAAGTACCCGCAACCTGACCTTCTGATTGCTGCAGCACATCGTTGTCAATATAAAAGCTGAGCGTTTGCGTTTGATAATCAAAGCGCATGGGCCTTGGCGACGACATGATAGAATCTTGCTTAATATATTTTTCATAATCAAGTGTGCTGATAGCTGAGGTATCATTCATCAGTTGAACTTTGAAGTAAACCTTCCAGGGTAAATTAACCCGCTCATTCTGCATTTGCTGATAGGCATCTATCGAAGTAAAAACAGTGTCTATTTTAGGATATAAAGCGGCGAACAGGATGATGAATGTAGCAGTTGCACCGGTAGCATTGATGTTAAACCCGGCAAAATTACCTTTGCCCAATATTTTATCTTGCGGGGCAATTTTATATAACAAATAGGCAGGTAAAACCGGGCCTAAAATAAAGAAACCAAGAGTTAATGTCTTATACAATAAGTTATAGTCGAAATTTTCCATGACTATTTAACTATTTGATTTTCAGAAATCTTAAATAAATATAATAAATATATCTATTTAAACTAATGATTAATTTAGAATTAATTATTGTGCATTACTATCTACAATAACGGACATAAGTGTAAAGTACTTTTACACTTAACACGCTGTTTTTAATGGCTTATTTGCATTTGTGTATCCGGGGCGCCTTATATTGTTTGGCATTCGCGTCACTTTACAAATAAACATTAATACCCGGTGCAAGTGATTGTCGATGATCAGTACTGCACGTGTTTGGAGGGCGGCTTGTCGTGTTTGCATCCATTCGGTGGAGTCCGCGACTGTTCGCAGGTGTTCCCGATGTTCGCATTTCTAAAAAACGAAAACCCCCGCACCCCACCACTCGCACCCCGCTCCACACCCCCATAATCCACAATATTCAACTTTTCCACAATTCCGTAAAAAAGCGGTCAATGCATTAACTTAGCCGATTAATAAAAGGATAACCGTTGGCTAAAGATACTACCAAAGAAACCCCCTTAATGCAGCAATACAATGCCATAAAGGCTAAGTACCCTGGTGCTTTGCTGCTATTCCGCGTGGGCGATTTTTACGAAACCTTTGGCGAGGATGCCGTTAAAGCGTCGGGCATACTGGGCATTGTGCTCACCCGCCGGGCCAATGGCGCCGCCACCCATATTGAGCTGGCCGGCTTCCCGCACCATTCGCTCGAAACTTATTTGCCCAAACTGGTACGGGCCGGGCAGCGTGTAGCCATCTGCGACCAGCTCGAAGACCCAAAGACTACCAAAACCATTGTAAAGCGCGGCGTTACCGAACTGGTTACCCCCGGCGTGGCTACCAATGATAACATACTGCACCAAAAGAGTAATAACTACCTGGCCTCGCTCCATTTTGAGAAGAACACTATAGGCATTGCCCTTATTGATATTTCAACCGGCGAGTTCCACACCGCGCAAGGCAACAGCGACTATATTGACAAGCTGCTGCAAAGTTTTTCGCCCAGCGAGGTGATATACCCCAAAAGCCGCTCGCGCGATTTTAAGGATACCTACGGCGACAGCTTTTACACCTACGCGCTCGATGAATGGCCCTACAGCGGCGATTATGCCAATGAAACGCTACTCAAGCACTTTGGTGTAAAATCGCTCAAAGGGTTTGGGATTGATAAGCTTAACCTCGGTATAATAGCTGCAGGTGTGGCTATCCATTACCTGAATGAAACGGAACACCGCAACCTGCAGCATATATCATCCATCAGCCGTATTGAGGAAGACCGTTATTTGTGGATAGACAGGTTCAGCATCCGCAACCTCGAACTGGTAGGCTCGGCCAACGAGAACGCCAAAACCCTGGTTGATGTGCTTGACCATACCTGTTCGCCCATGGGAGCCCGCCTGCTGCGCCGCTGGATAGTGATGCCTCTGAAAGAGATAAAACCCATCAACGACCGACTTGGGGTGGTTGAATACCTCATAGCTCAGGAAGAGCTGCGTGAAAACCTGCAGCAATACATTCGCCAGATAGGCGACCTGGAGAGGCTCATTTCAAAAATAGGTTTACAACGGGCCAACCCGCGCGAAGTGTGCCAGCTTAAAAAGGCGCTGATTGCCATCGGCGAAATTAAAAAAATAGCCGAAACCTCCCCAAGCCAGCCGCTAAGGGCCATAGGCGAGCAGCTAAACCCCTGCACACTCATCTGCGAGAAAATAGAAAAGGAACTGCACCCTGAGCCCCCGGTAATGATAGTAAAAGGCTCGGTAATGAACGAGGGTATTAATGAGGAACTGGACAGGCTGCGCAAGATCGCTTTCGGTGGTAAGGGCTATTTGCTCGAGATCCAGAAACGCGAAGCCGAGGCAACGGGTATCCCATCGCTTAAAGTATCGTTTAACAATGTGTTTGGCTACTACCTGGAAGTTACGCATAGCCACCGCGATAAGGTGCCTACCGAATGGATCCGCAAGCAAACGCTGGTAAATGCGGAGCGATACATTACCCCCGAACTCAAAGAATATGAAGAGCAGATATTAGGTGCAGAAGAAAAGATACTGGCGCTGGAAACCCGCCTGTACAACGAATTGCTTTATGCCCTTGCCGAATATATTAAGCCTATACAGCTTAATGCCCAGCTTATAGCCCGTTTGGATGTGCTGCTTAACTTCGCTACCATCTCCATTAAAAACTACTACGTAAAGCCGGAGATGAGCGAAAGCAAACAGCTGGATATTAAAGGCGGCCGCCATCCGGTGATTGAGAAAAACCTGCCGCTTGGCGAAACCTATATCACCAACGACGTTTACCTGGATTCGGAAACACAGCAAATCATCATTATTACCGGCCCTAACATGGCAGGTAAATCGGCCCTGTTGAGACAAACCGGTCTGATTGTTCTTATGGCGCAAATGGGCTGCTTCGTACCGGCTAAATCTGCTTCGATAGGTTTGGTTGATAAGATATTTACCCGGGTGGGTGCATCGGATAACCTGTCATCGGGCGAATCAACCTTTATGGTGGAGATGAATGAAACCGCCAGTATCCTGAATAACCTGTCGGACAGGAGCCTGATCCTGCTTGACGAGATTGGCCGGGGTACCTCAACTTACGATGGTATTTCCATTGCCTGGTCCATTGCGGAGTATTTGCATAACCACCCGGCCGCCAAAGCCAAAACGCTTTTTGCCACACACTATCATGAACTCAACGAATTGAGCAACAGCTTTAATCGCATCAAAAACTTTAATGTTTCGGTAAAAGAGGTTGGCCACCAGATCATTTTCCTGCGCAAGCTGATACCCGGCGGCAGTGAGCATAGCTTTGGTATCCACGTGGCTAAACTTGCCGGTATGCCGCCAAAAGTGCTTACACGCGCCAACGAAATATTGAAGAAACTGGAAAACGAGCGTACCGGTGGGGAGCATATTAAGGAAAGCATCCGTAAAGTGCAAAAACAGGCTGTGCAGATGCAAATGTTTTCTATAGATGACCCTGTACTGGTGAAAATCCGCGATACCCTGAACAATCTTGACGTAAATACGCTAACCCCTGTTGAGGCCCTGATGAAGCTGGATGAGATACAGCGGGTTATAAAGAGTTAGATTAGATGTGCAGATATAAAACAAAGAGCCGGGTAATAGACGAGGGCACTGAAAAAGTCCCGGAAAATCCGGCAAAAATGAAGGGGTTGTTCAATAAGCACGAACAACCCCTTTTCCTTGTCTTATAGGCCTACAAGTCTCATCGCCGAGTCGTATAAACGATTCTCAACGTATCAAATTGATTTTTTTAAGCCCTCCTTTTTACCTCACATATTAATTGGACTTTTTCAGTGCCCTCGTAATAGACCCGGCTCTTTGTTTTATTCAACTTTCAGTTTGCCTTCAATAGAATCATCAAGCGTTTTACCTATAGCGGCGCCTGCTAATTGTTTTATGAATGCTATGGCATTGCCGTGTTTGTTATCCCAATAATAACCTTCAGTTGGTTCAACTTTTATAACAGATATACGCGGATCGTCCTTACCTTCTGTAAACCAGACTTTTAGTATGGGCTCCCAAAGTTCGTCGATCTTCTGTTTATCATCGCTAACGGTGGCTATACCATAAATGTTTAGAAAATCAGAATGTGCCGATCCCTGGAATAACAGGTGCACCATTGGGTCGGTTGATAGGTCGCTGTTCTTGTGGCTGTCTTTAGCGCTCAAAAACCATAAGTTTCCTTCATCGTCTACCTTTTGCACGGACATAGGGCGTACGGAGGCAGGGATACCTGTTTTAATATTGCTCAGGAAAAAACAGCTTTTGGCGCTGTTTACTAATTCTTTGATCTTTGAAATGGCCTCGGGGCCGCCTAAATCTTTAAAATTATCTTCGGGTTGTTGTTGATTAATACTGTCCATTTTTATAATGTTTTAATAGGTGATTGTTAAATTAGATAACCCATCAAAACATGAATTGTGTGACTTTTTTTAACTTTAAAGATAATTATTTACCAAATTAAGGAGCAAACACCACCATTCTATCAGGATAACGCATGGCATAGGTAGAAACAATATTTTTGATATAGTCATTGCCCGGATAAGGGGTCAGGTAATTCTTGAGCTGCTGGATATTATCAGCATCAAAATAATGAGATACATATCCCATTCCATAAAACTGACCTTTTTCTACGAGTATACAGCTATGTTCATCGCCGGTACGGCCCTCATCGCGGATGGCATAGGTAGGCAAGGCCTGTTTAAGCTCGTCAATAGCGTTATTTACTTTGCGGTTGTAATCATCAACCGGCTCTATGCCTTCGCACGCGCATGACACGCCCAATGCCCCTGCACAGGGATTATTATTTTTTTGTATAAAACACAGTTTGGGGCAAAGGCTAAAAGTTTCAATTAACTTATTGAGCAGGTTGTAACCCTCTAAAAGGGAATGGCAGGTATATATAGGGTCGCTGTATTTGCGGTGCTTATCAACGGCAAGGCGCAGGTAGCCACGCTGGTCTTCAAAAGCGTAAAGGCAATAAGCGTTTTCGAAACGCTTTAACGACCGGTTATACTTTGGCCAAAGACGTTTAATTTCAATAGCTTCCAGTACAAAGGCAATAAGCTCGGTGCCGCAAATCTGGTAGCTTACCTGGTGAATATTGCGTAAAAATTCCTGCCGCTGTAAGCCAGGATTGTTGCCTGTAAAATGGCTGCTTACCCGTTTTTTCAGATTTTTGGCCTTGCCTACATATATCACTTTACCTTTCTGATCATGAAAATAATATACACCGGGAGTGTATGGCAATTGGTCCACATCCTTTTTTGGTAAATTAGGGGGCAGTAATTGTTCCTTTGAATTTTGTTTTAAGGCATTTTTAATATGCCCGTCGCTATCACTGTTGAGCAGCAGGGTAAATAGTTCCGCTGTTGCCTCGGCATCGCCTGCGGCCCGGTGACGGCTTTCATTATCAATACCTAAATGCCGGCATAAGCGCCCAAGACTGTAAGACGGTAAGCCGGGTAAAATTTTTCGACCCAAACGTACGGTACATAGTTTATTACTTTGCAGATCGTAGCCGGCAGCAGCCAGGTGATAGCGTACAAACGAATAGTCGAAATTTACGTTATGGGCTACAAATAT
This window contains:
- a CDS encoding SpoIIAA family protein, with product MLRIINNLPQHVVGIHASGEVTKTDLDKVVIPRLDDLAKKQGEINYLLVLETGVQNFTAGAWYEDIKAGLKHFTDWNRIAIVSDQKGVEWFTDAVNFAIPGKSKGFPLTELDKAVKWVSKVNKQPAD
- a CDS encoding DUF817 domain-containing protein, whose product is MKTGIRHFFIFVSQEALSCLFPVLVFTMLAVSHLFKDIIPRYDFMLLTCLTIQAAMYYTKIETKDEVLVICIFHLLGLAMELFKVHYGSWAYPEFAYTKIFGVPLYSGFMYASVASYLCQAWRRLDIQILHWPHHNTARVIGVLIYLNFFSNKFIYDVRYVIGLLILYFFRRSVVVFHLDGSAYRMPTVLSFMLIGFFIWLAENIATRLGAWKYAYQHHGWTMVDYQKISSWGFLVIVSFIIVAELKMLKQGVKQSVPLTPATPVS
- a CDS encoding oxygenase MpaB family protein, translating into MEYFVAEDSIVRKIWGKADNILFIFAGAGAEFALNKAADWLYFTGRLPADPLGRLFSTVAYSRQIIFSEREAALQSIDKITAIHKGVEASRGMQIPDWAYRDVLFLLIDLSVRSYELLERPLTDMEKAQVFAVFKRVGTRMQLHDLPASYTAYLHARNEHLQQNLVNSALTADLYKQYRKHLGPVRYQILKQAQLLVISPLVRKHLSLGRVPWLLPVLWVYKLFRLIRLEKFLRDGLLPVAYKSQIKNLDHLYIQS
- a CDS encoding ribosomal maturation YjgA family protein, with translation MKFYNYFISALLLLLIEVCIGKYAHDNLIRPYGGDFLVVILIYCMVKSFWNAPVIKAAALVLLFAYAVEVSQYFHLVALLHLQHSATALMVLGSAFSWMDMFCYTLGIALVIIVEKIRLRYKTKCASIQVI
- a CDS encoding OmpA family protein; this encodes MKAKIITSTSIILLLLTVNLYAFTTPLVPAPKSAHRSDRKMSISAMTKNLQFAFAKANLDAKYDEQLNQLAKVLIEGKYAVILRGHADSIGTYVGNWKLSQKRADSARDYLMKLGVQEQKIITTPLGSTVPIATNKTREGRQKNRRVEILIKDVNNNLSLN
- the mutS gene encoding DNA mismatch repair protein MutS, whose product is MAKDTTKETPLMQQYNAIKAKYPGALLLFRVGDFYETFGEDAVKASGILGIVLTRRANGAATHIELAGFPHHSLETYLPKLVRAGQRVAICDQLEDPKTTKTIVKRGVTELVTPGVATNDNILHQKSNNYLASLHFEKNTIGIALIDISTGEFHTAQGNSDYIDKLLQSFSPSEVIYPKSRSRDFKDTYGDSFYTYALDEWPYSGDYANETLLKHFGVKSLKGFGIDKLNLGIIAAGVAIHYLNETEHRNLQHISSISRIEEDRYLWIDRFSIRNLELVGSANENAKTLVDVLDHTCSPMGARLLRRWIVMPLKEIKPINDRLGVVEYLIAQEELRENLQQYIRQIGDLERLISKIGLQRANPREVCQLKKALIAIGEIKKIAETSPSQPLRAIGEQLNPCTLICEKIEKELHPEPPVMIVKGSVMNEGINEELDRLRKIAFGGKGYLLEIQKREAEATGIPSLKVSFNNVFGYYLEVTHSHRDKVPTEWIRKQTLVNAERYITPELKEYEEQILGAEEKILALETRLYNELLYALAEYIKPIQLNAQLIARLDVLLNFATISIKNYYVKPEMSESKQLDIKGGRHPVIEKNLPLGETYITNDVYLDSETQQIIIITGPNMAGKSALLRQTGLIVLMAQMGCFVPAKSASIGLVDKIFTRVGASDNLSSGESTFMVEMNETASILNNLSDRSLILLDEIGRGTSTYDGISIAWSIAEYLHNHPAAKAKTLFATHYHELNELSNSFNRIKNFNVSVKEVGHQIIFLRKLIPGGSEHSFGIHVAKLAGMPPKVLTRANEILKKLENERTGGEHIKESIRKVQKQAVQMQMFSIDDPVLVKIRDTLNNLDVNTLTPVEALMKLDEIQRVIKS
- a CDS encoding pyridoxamine 5'-phosphate oxidase family protein gives rise to the protein MDSINQQQPEDNFKDLGGPEAISKIKELVNSAKSCFFLSNIKTGIPASVRPMSVQKVDDEGNLWFLSAKDSHKNSDLSTDPMVHLLFQGSAHSDFLNIYGIATVSDDKQKIDELWEPILKVWFTEGKDDPRISVIKVEPTEGYYWDNKHGNAIAFIKQLAGAAIGKTLDDSIEGKLKVE
- a CDS encoding exonuclease domain-containing protein, coding for MYAIVDIETTGGHASANGITEIAICIHDGKKVVKRFQSLVNPHREIPIYISALTGITNEMVQQAPPFEDVAADVYHLIHGKIFVAHNVNFDYSFVRYHLAAAGYDLQSNKLCTVRLGRKILPGLPSYSLGRLCRHLGIDNESRHRAAGDAEATAELFTLLLNSDSDGHIKNALKQNSKEQLLPPNLPKKDVDQLPYTPGVYYFHDQKGKVIYVGKAKNLKKRVSSHFTGNNPGLQRQEFLRNIHQVSYQICGTELIAFVLEAIEIKRLWPKYNRSLKRFENAYCLYAFEDQRGYLRLAVDKHRKYSDPIYTCHSLLEGYNLLNKLIETFSLCPKLCFIQKNNNPCAGALGVSCACEGIEPVDDYNRKVNNAIDELKQALPTYAIRDEGRTGDEHSCILVEKGQFYGMGYVSHYFDADNIQQLKNYLTPYPGNDYIKNIVSTYAMRYPDRMVVFAP